GATCAGGTCACAGACTGAGTCAACTATCAACAGGTGTCTGTGGAAGAACGCAAGAGCGTCTCACTGCAGTGCTCTTCCGGTGGACTTTCTGTTCCAACAGTGGCCTTGGCCGAGGCAAGTGCTGATTAAGGGGAGGCGAAAGCAGATAAGATTTGGATTGTTTGGTCTTGGGGCGAGTAGATGCATTCCAATTTACACGACTACTCTCTTAGTACATTCTGGTCTCCGAATCGTTCCGTTTGCCTTTGCAAAGCCATGAACTTCTCCATGATGTTATCCATATTGCGGTTAATGGTCCCAGTCTCAGTGCTGACCGCTCTTCCCACGGCTTCAATCATGACGGGCAGCCTTGTGAGGTTTTGGACAGCTGTTACTGTTTTCTGAATCCCTCGGAAAAACCAGGGCAATGCCTAATCCAATCAGCAGAAAACCTGTTATCATGGTTCCGAATAGGTGGATATCTTCAATGACCTCCACAGAAAGAGCCACCAGATACACAACCCGCCACCTCTCCCACGCGTCTATCGTATTGCCAGGTGCGAACGTTCCGGCAGGGCAGTCAGGTTCCCCTGAACCCAAGCTTCTTGTCGAGAAGAAGCGTCGAGAGACCAGTTGATAAAATCCATGATATTTAGCAAAATAAgtgaaatatataaaataaaagtgatttgtgcttaaaacaagcaaataaatctgcacATAGGTTAAGAAATTTTCtagattttttcttgaattaagtgtttttctTAGGCCATTGGCAgagtttgttttatgcacaaattcccttaaatttgacaatttttgtttaaaaactaaatatattgaCTGCATCTTGatctaagaatttttttattctttttacaTTCAAGtgaatgtgtgcttaaaacaagcaaaaataactgccaatggggtgagaaaatgtttcttgaattaagtgtttaagaaaaaagttcaagaattttttttctcaccccattggcagatattttcctagttttaagcacaaattcaataaattatatatatatattttgttcattttgctcatcaagaaaatacatcttaatttaagaattttttgatatttgtactgaaaacaagacaaaaatacattttttgcagtatatGTTGTGAAACTTAAtcatttttttccctttttcagGAAAGAGACATTTTGTCCTCTAAGACACGAAGGCTGGAGGATAGTCAACATGATCTTAAGGCCAAACTAACTGGAGCTTTAATGGACAAAGACCGCCTTGTACAGGTCTGGTATGATCCGTATTTGAAAGCAAACATTTAATGCATTCACTGAATGTGaaacatttcttagtatttttgtcttttcagtaaaaatatcaaaacattcttaaattaagatgctttttcttgatgagcaaaacgacccaagaaaataagtctagtttttagaccaaaaatatcaaatttaagtgattttgtgcataaaagaagcgcaaaaatctgccaatggtgtaagcaaaaaaatttCCTTAAACactgatttttttcttttatttagtgtttaaggaaatttgttttatgcacaaaataacttacatttgatatttttggtctaaaaactagacgcataaaagaagcaaaaaaatctgccaatggtgtaagcaaaatttttttccttaaacactgatttttttcttttatttagtgtttaaggaaatttgttttatgcacaaaataacttacatttgatatttttggtctaaaaactagacgcATAAAAGGagccaaaaaatctgccaatggtgtaagcAAACATTTTTTCCTTAAACactgatttttttcttttatttagtgtttaaggaaatttgttttatgcacaaaataacttacatttgatatttttggtctaaaaactacacaCATAAAAGGagccaaaaaatctgccaatggtgtaagcaaaaaaattCCTTAAacactgatttttttatttatttagtgtttaaggaaatttgttttatgcacaaaatcacttacatttgatatttttggtctaaaaactacacaCATAAAAGGagccaaaaaatctgccaatggtgtaagcaaaaaaattCCTTAAacactgatttttttatttatttagtgtttCAGGAAAttagttttatgcacaaaatcacttacatttgatatttttggtttaaaaactagacgcataaaagaagcaaaaaaatctgccaatggtgtaagcaaaaattttTTCCTTAAACactgatttttttcttttatttagtgtttaaggaaattagttttatgcacaaaatcacttacatttgatatttttggtttaaaaactagatgcataaaagaagcaaaaaaatctggcaATGGTGTAAGCAAAAAAGATTTCCTTAAacactgatttttttatttatttagtgtttaaggaaatttgttttatgcacaaaatcatctacatttgatatttttggtctaaaaactaaacttattttcttgggtcgttttgctcatcaagaaaaagcatcttaatttaataattttttgatttAATAATTTAGTTTGTACatgtgatatatatatatatatatatatatatatatatatatatatatatataagtggCCCTTCTGTGATCTACTATATAGGAAAAGGCTGAGCTCCATCAGAAGGTCCAGGCTTTGGAGCTGCAATTGCAGAGGGAGCAGAGAGGGAAGCAGAGCTTCAATGAGCAAGTCACACACTTGCTCCATACTGAACTGTCTCAAGTAAAAAACCAAGCCAACAGAGAGAAGAAAGACAACATATTCATGAAAGAGGAGATGATGTCCATGAAAGAGGTCACCAACCTAGTTACAAATTACGATTTTCATACAGAAGTTTAATAGGGTTAGGGATTTGTTTAACATGATGAAATCTCCTTACACTTTCAGCTGAATGAAAAGCTTTCATCTGATCTGACCAAGGCTACAGAGAGGCTACAGGTAACCTTAAAACAACAACATGAACTGGAAGCAGACAAACTCATCCGGATCAATCAGATCGCAGCGTTGGAGACTGAGCGCTTGAAGCTCCTCGGAGAAAAGGAGGAACTCAGGAAAAATGTTAATGATGGAGTTCAGGATGAGATTAGAGAGCTGAAGGAGAGATGCTGCCAACACAGGTGAGATGTTCTTCTCAGTCTTGGAAATTGGGAATGAATAATATGATGTGATATTATATGATGAATAAGAGCCAAGTATAGTTTAAATTCaactattattaaaaataaaattataccCATGTCTGAATATTAAGGGAACTGCAGGACAATCTAAAGCAGGAGAATCAGAATCTGCAGGTAAAATGTCAAGACCTGGAGAAAAAAGTGCAAATTATGGAGGCGGATTGTAAGAGTAAGAAGGAGGAGCTACATCGTGCAAGGGTGGGGTTTGAACAGAAAAAGGAGGAGTTAAGAAAAATGGCAGCTCACTGGAATGAGAGGTGGCTGGATGTGTCGTTGATGTTAGCCTCCACACAGGAGGAACTTGAAGAGGTCAAGAAACAAAAGcaagaaaataataaagtatttcatccttaaaatgtttctcatatATAATGAAATTATTTAGTGTTTTGAAAACACACAATGTCCGAATGATGAATGAATGATGTCCGAAGGTTTCTTCTGAAGAGCTGGATAGAGAGTTGAAGGAGAAGCCGAGGAAGGTGTGGGACACACTAAAAAATAAAGACACCCAGCTGGTGGAGCACCAACTTAAGTTGCAGTCTGCTCACGGTCAGGTGGGACCTGTCCAGTCTGATTGGTTGATAGCTGGATGAAGATGTGACATCATTATTGTGATAGACTTCTTTAATGTTGTGCAGGTCTCACAGCAGATTGGTGAGATGCAGAGACTGGAGCAGCTACTGGAAGAGACAGATCATAAACTTAGACAAAAGTATGTCTAGTTTAGCGGTGTTCCCatggtacagcagcaaagtccgtgattattacaccagaatgaaaACGCAACTTTTAATCTatcgtctgtcttagtacacggtGTAACTACAgtagagtcaagttttaaataggaaaaatatcaaaactctttggttactattgagcgcaatgctaatggtctgatCCAATTGAATGGATTATGCTAatttatgctaaaagtggtaccgccagacctggagatcagctgaatggattccaaaactgtaaaaatcaaatgtttaactttaggggagaattagcatatttaaaaaaagtaaagtttcCCAGTTTAAATGGTGGCTCGATGACGCACTAGATGGCCCCGCAACAAAaactacgtacacaccaaacgcagggCATCggttactgtgggttcacaccagatgcgagttcaacgattgcgcgagtagattacatacaaagtcaatgcaaagacgcgatcagacgtGTCCTCgtgtggggcgatgcgaatgacgtgatATTGGCTGCGAGTTAGcagcgaaaacacgcgctattcgcctcaaacgcgtcttcgcccaagctgaaaatattcaactcgagctaaacatttgcatgacacaaaatTAATTCTCGCgacgagtaacgcgatgccccgtgtttggtgtgtacgtagcattactcgctctagattacacgcgggatttaacttcgtgtcatgcacatttttcgctcgagttgaatattttcaacttgggcgaagatgcATTTGAGGCAAATAGCATTGACTTTGTACGACGCGGGCATCTATTCAAGTGTTTGAAAGTTGAGCGAGAAcaagtgggtgtggtttcagcacaGACAGCAGACACGCCCCCAGTGTTTAAGAGCAGAGAATCCTGCctgtttttccaagattttgataacttgccgtttttttaattattcgaatttggctgggtggttaataacacttataccacgggtctgttgaatgatgtattctgattggttgagaaatgttccacgggtatgcattatttttcaataaccgcacaccttacctgtcaaatgtttttaaaataggcaccagagcaatgtttgtggtaagcGTGGTATacaaggaataattgactccggtccttctgtgatgtgacaaactgagaacacatttaatatcggactttaataaatgtttcatgtcATTCTCTTACTTCTTTGTTCATACCACAGAGAGCAAGATCTGAAGAACCTTGAGATACTGAGAGAAACAGAAAAAGCAGAGGCTCAGATCAAGATATTAAACCTCGAGCAGGAGGTACAATGACATTTAAAGTTGCGAATAAATAAGAATATTGGAAGTTTTAAAATGTCAGTTTTCTCTGCAGCTTCTTAAAGATAAAGATCTGCACTCACAAGCAAAAGTGGTCAGCAATGAACAcaatcctgaagactttaaaTCTCTGCAGGCTTTGTTAGAAGGTATGATGCTGTGTTCTCATTGGATGAGGGGAACATTTTGGAATAATTGAATCATAATTTGTTTTCGATGACTGTTTTCACCAATTGTGGTTTTTGATTTATGACTAAAGAATACAGAAAGACCACAGAGAAGCTGACGGAGGAGAAAAATCATGCTTTACAACAACTGCACGATCTTGATCGTTTCCAACAGGTACTGAGAGAGATAcgcatgaaacatttttttgtttaactaatgttaactaaagAAGATTTGATTTTACatatgtattagtaaatgttagAATTAACATGTGCTGAGATTAACAAATGCTTTAAAGTATTGTATATTGtaagtttatttttacaaatgttaacTTTCTTTATAAAGGTGAATGCAGTAAAAGAATCCCCACCAGATACCAAAAACCAGAAAACTGCTGGTTTGGACCTTGTAGATCCTAATGAACAAAGGAGGCTGGTTACTGAGCAGGTAAAAAACAGTGTACAAATGTTGCTAAACTTTCCTTCAGAAAGGATTGCAATAATACTTCACTGTTATTCATACTTTCTGTGGCACAGCTCAAAAATCTGTTCAAAGAGAGAGAGCAACGTGGAGAGAGGTcagttatattttaataattttgtcAGTCAACTATTAATTTGATTTATAACCCACCTAAGAATTTATGACAGTGGGGTAATTCCAAACATTTTCCCGCACCTCGTTAGGCGGGCCTCAATCCTTGCATCAGATTCTTTAGGTAAAGTTTTAAAgtgataaaaaaaagttttcctTTATGTGAGTATTTTCAATACAGAATAACAATGTAAATAAGACAAAATGATAAGATAAACGTCTCTGAGTGTCACACCTATGTGTAACACCAAAATGATGATAATATTTAATAGCTTTTTAGttcacataatgtaaaaaaatg
The DNA window shown above is from Paramisgurnus dabryanus chromosome 23, PD_genome_1.1, whole genome shotgun sequence and carries:
- the LOC135781493 gene encoding uncharacterized protein codes for the protein MQRWPSGSRLAPEGAPRSHSTTTEDFKLKADLEKSSIRRVELIQRLRETKSHLEAQTDLLKTREMQLQQSHNISHLLELKHKQPSETVSVLQQDRKATDESRFEESRKRTELHDKVLQLELDILKMRSNLERRTLPTSPNPKPPLSNTLPITKDEIIREGQKQTEKEIKKLREALRRTEERAEELEYEKNNALRQLQSFQEENQEAMNQKQEQNQRLNQSVQVQAELEDQLKESCIHLEQIELERDILSSKTRRLEDSQHDLKAKLTGALMDKDRLVQEKAELHQKVQALELQLQREQRGKQSFNEQVTHLLHTELSQVKNQANREKKDNIFMKEEMMSMKELNEKLSSDLTKATERLQVTLKQQHELEADKLIRINQIAALETERLKLLGEKEELRKNVNDGVQDEIRELKERCCQHRELQDNLKQENQNLQVKCQDLEKKVQIMEADCKSKKEELHRARVGFEQKKEELRKMAAHWNERWLDVSLMLASTQEELEEVKKQKQENNKVSSEELDRELKEKPRKVWDTLKNKDTQLVEHQLKLQSAHGQVSQQIGEMQRLEQLLEETDHKLRQKEQDLKNLEILRETEKAEAQIKILNLEQELLKDKDLHSQAKVVSNEHNPEDFKSLQALLEEYRKTTEKLTEEKNHALQQLHDLDRFQQVNAVKESPPDTKNQKTAGLDLVDPNEQRRLVTEQLKNLFKEREQRGERSPVLPKRCGLLENGVQNPESIKHPLVAPAGSLASGLKTDKGTSSKTFADHGASKMADGEECTNARASNDDDYAEKYKI